From the genome of Geobacter sp. SVR, one region includes:
- a CDS encoding DUF72 domain-containing protein codes for MNLYVGTSGYSYAEWKGTFYPEELAAKRMLHYYGQQFRTVEINNTFYRMPSVRLLEAWANEVPEHFRFVLKAPQRITHLQRLRDSGDSVAYLLEAVGSLKQRLGALLFQLPPGLRRDLPLLREFLAPLPRGQRVAFEFRHQSWFGDELFGLLRDHGAGLCIAEAEGTLEVPLVATADWGYLRLRRSDYGEAEQRRWVEWIRQQAWEDVFVFFKHEDGGNAPRLAKQFLELAGA; via the coding sequence ATGAACCTGTACGTCGGCACCAGCGGATACTCGTACGCGGAGTGGAAAGGCACATTCTACCCGGAGGAACTGGCTGCCAAGCGGATGCTCCATTATTACGGCCAGCAGTTCCGGACGGTGGAGATCAACAACACCTTCTATCGCATGCCCAGCGTCCGGCTGTTGGAAGCGTGGGCCAACGAGGTGCCTGAGCATTTCAGGTTCGTACTCAAGGCGCCGCAGCGGATCACCCATCTCCAGCGGCTCAGGGACAGCGGCGATTCGGTCGCCTATCTGCTGGAGGCAGTGGGCTCGCTGAAGCAGCGCCTGGGAGCGCTGCTGTTCCAACTGCCTCCGGGCCTGAGGAGGGATCTGCCCCTGCTGCGCGAGTTTCTGGCACCGCTGCCGCGCGGGCAGCGCGTGGCCTTCGAGTTCCGGCACCAGTCGTGGTTCGGGGACGAGCTCTTCGGACTGCTGCGCGATCACGGGGCAGGGCTCTGTATCGCCGAAGCGGAGGGCACGCTTGAGGTGCCGTTGGTGGCGACCGCCGACTGGGGCTATCTACGCCTGCGCAGGTCCGACTACGGCGAGGCGGAGCAGAGGCGGTGGGTCGAGTGGATACGGCAACAGGCCTGGGAAGATGTCTTCGTGTTCTTCAAACACGAGGATGGAGGCAATGCGCCGCGCTTGGCGAAACAGTTCCTGGAACTGGCCGGCGCCTGA
- a CDS encoding HAD-IIB family hydrolase gives MRYHALACDYDGTLALNGRVDDATLAALERLRESGRRLLLVSGRRLEELKQVCPRLELFDRVVAEDGALIYRPETQEETPLGDPPPPEFTAELRRRGVDDLACGRVIVATWEPHDHVVLDLIREMGIEYQVIFNKGAVMVLPTGLNKAVGLRRALRELGLSPHNTVGVGDAENDHAFLSVCECAVAVANALPVLKDHADLVTVADHGSGVVELAERLLASDLAELSLERHELMIGQDEAGGGLAVPGYGDNLLLAGTSGSGKSTVATAFMEQLAEQEYQYCIIDPEGDYADFADAVAVGDRDRPPTITELMGLLERGEGNFSANLIGLPLDDRPAFFERFFAALLDFRSRTGRPHWLIVDEAHHLLPASWASPPLPVPTLLQGLLLITVHPELVSPQLLTRMHTIIALGENPSETIAAFAHAGEHAPPVISDMHLGQGEALLWQTQRPAVRFRPLQPRAELRRHLRKYAEGELPEDRNFRFRGPEGRLNIRAQNLRIFLQIADGVDDETWTYHLRSGDYSRWMREAIKDLKLAEEVACLERQEHSPAEGRRLLRRIIEEHYTGTA, from the coding sequence ATGCGTTATCACGCCCTTGCCTGCGATTATGACGGTACGCTTGCCCTGAATGGCAGGGTCGATGATGCGACGTTGGCTGCGCTGGAACGCCTCAGGGAGAGCGGCCGCCGGCTGCTGCTCGTCTCCGGGCGGCGTCTGGAAGAGCTGAAACAGGTCTGTCCCCGGCTGGAACTGTTCGACCGGGTCGTGGCGGAGGACGGCGCCCTGATCTATCGGCCGGAGACCCAGGAGGAAACCCCGCTCGGCGATCCTCCTCCGCCCGAATTCACGGCTGAGCTGCGCCGGCGCGGCGTGGACGACCTGGCCTGTGGCAGGGTGATCGTGGCCACTTGGGAGCCCCATGACCATGTGGTCCTCGATTTGATCCGGGAGATGGGGATCGAATACCAGGTGATTTTCAATAAAGGGGCCGTGATGGTCCTCCCCACCGGCCTCAACAAGGCGGTGGGTCTGCGCCGGGCTCTGCGCGAGCTGGGACTGTCGCCCCATAATACGGTCGGCGTCGGGGACGCGGAAAACGATCATGCCTTCCTGTCGGTCTGCGAGTGCGCCGTGGCGGTTGCCAACGCCCTGCCTGTGCTGAAGGACCATGCCGACCTGGTGACTGTTGCGGATCATGGCAGCGGGGTGGTCGAACTCGCCGAGCGGCTGCTCGCCTCGGACCTGGCCGAATTGTCCCTGGAGCGTCACGAACTGATGATCGGACAGGATGAAGCCGGAGGGGGGCTGGCTGTTCCGGGCTACGGCGATAACCTGCTGCTGGCCGGAACCTCCGGCAGCGGCAAATCGACCGTTGCCACCGCTTTCATGGAGCAGCTTGCCGAGCAGGAGTACCAGTACTGCATCATCGATCCCGAAGGGGATTACGCCGATTTCGCTGACGCAGTGGCTGTCGGTGACCGCGACCGCCCCCCCACCATCACCGAGCTGATGGGGTTGCTGGAACGGGGGGAGGGGAACTTCAGCGCCAACCTGATCGGCCTGCCGCTGGACGATCGACCGGCGTTTTTCGAACGGTTCTTCGCGGCGCTCCTGGATTTCCGCAGCCGTACCGGGAGACCACACTGGCTGATCGTCGATGAGGCGCATCATCTGCTGCCAGCCTCCTGGGCCTCGCCGCCGCTTCCGGTGCCGACACTCCTGCAGGGGCTGCTGTTGATAACGGTGCATCCCGAGCTTGTCTCCCCGCAATTGCTGACCCGGATGCACACCATTATCGCACTCGGCGAGAATCCGTCCGAAACCATTGCAGCCTTTGCCCACGCCGGTGAGCATGCCCCTCCGGTCATTTCTGACATGCACCTGGGGCAGGGGGAGGCATTGCTCTGGCAAACGCAGAGACCGGCCGTCCGCTTCCGCCCCCTGCAGCCGCGGGCCGAACTGCGCCGCCACCTGCGTAAATACGCTGAGGGCGAACTGCCGGAGGACCGCAATTTCCGGTTTCGCGGCCCGGAGGGGCGCTTGAACATCAGGGCGCAGAATCTGCGGATCTTCCTGCAGATTGCCGATGGAGTCGACGACGAAACCTGGACGTACCATCTCCGCAGCGGAGATTATTCCCGCTGGATGCGCGAAGCGATCAAGGACCTCAAGCTGGCCGAAGAGGTGGCCTGCCTGGAGCGGCAGGAGCACAGCCCCGCGGAAGGACGCCGCCTGCTGCGCAGGATCATCGAGGAACACTACACCGGCACGGCATGA
- a CDS encoding intradiol ring-cleavage dioxygenase has product MIHVASLSIFCVAALLLASAAPASGAQKCRPTQWDEIGPFYRPNAPVRSKLGSGYVLSGTVRSAADCKPLPGARIEFWQTGRNGEYDDAHRGAIIADKQGRYRLETDFPTGYARRPPHIHILVDMRGFAGLITQHYPQSGAKSATFDLVLEPE; this is encoded by the coding sequence ATGATCCATGTGGCGAGTTTGTCCATATTCTGTGTTGCCGCCCTGTTGCTGGCTTCAGCGGCACCGGCCAGCGGGGCCCAGAAATGCCGGCCGACACAGTGGGATGAGATCGGACCCTTCTATCGGCCCAACGCGCCCGTGCGCTCCAAGCTCGGCAGCGGTTATGTCCTGTCCGGAACGGTCCGCTCGGCGGCCGATTGCAAACCCCTGCCCGGTGCCAGGATCGAGTTCTGGCAGACCGGAAGGAACGGAGAATACGACGATGCCCACCGGGGGGCGATCATTGCCGACAAACAGGGGCGCTACCGCCTCGAAACCGATTTTCCGACGGGTTATGCCCGCCGGCCGCCCCATATCCACATCCTGGTGGATATGCGCGGCTTTGCCGGACTGATCACTCAGCACTACCCTCAGAGCGGTGCGAAAAGCGCGACATTCGATCTGGTGCTCGAGCCGGAATAA